The genomic DNA TCTTTTTACTGAGCCATTTGGGCTATTTGTAATCCTGTGTTATCTTTAGGAGGCGATGCCGATGCTTACGCGCAATGAAATCCTGGTCACCTATGGGGAGGCCCCATTCGTGATGGCAAAAGAACTGATGGAAGAAGCGCAGGTCGCGCAGATGATCCCCAAGGGGGCGCTCGTGGGCCTCAAGCCAAACCTCGTGGTGGGCCGCCCGGCCGATACCGGCGCGACCACCCATCCGGAGATCCTTGCCGGCGCGATCGAATATTTGCGCGCCCACGGGCACGAGAATATCCTGATCCTGGAGGGTTCTTGGGTCGGGGACGATACCGATTCCGCCTTTCGCACCTGCGGATATACGGCTCTTTCCAAAAAGTATGGCGTGCCGCTTTTCAATACGAAAAAAGACAAGATTGTGATCAAGTCCTTTGACGGCATGAAAATGGAGGTCTGCGAGAAGGCGCTCGCAGTTGATTTCCTGATCAATGTCCCGGTGCTCAAGGGGCACTGCCAGACGACTGTGACCGGTTCGCTCAAAAATCTCAAAGGCCTCATTTCCGACCGGGAGAAACGGCACTTCCATACCATGGGCCTGCATAAGCCGATCGCCTGCCTGAACAAGGTCTTAAAGCAGGATTTTATCCTGGTGGACGGCATCTGTGGAGACCTCGACTTTGAGGAAGGCGGCAACCCGGTGCAGATGAACCGGATGTTCTGCGGGCTTGATCCGGTGCTGGTGGACAGCTTCATCGCTTCCTCAATGGGCTACGAGCCGGCGGACATCGAATATATCCGCCTGGCGGAAGGGTACGGCGTCGGAAGCGCCGACCTCGCGAAGGCGCAGATCCGGGAGCTCAGCCGTGACGAAACCCCGGCGCGCCCCACGTCCGCCCGCAAGGTGCAGCGGCTTGCGCGGCACGCGGACCAGCGGGACGCCTGTTCGGCCTGTTATGCGAACCTCATCCAGGCGTTCGCGCGGCTCGATGACGAGGGCCTGCTCGCAAGTCTGCCGCAGGTATGCATTGGGCAGAAGTTCCGCGGGAAGCCCGGCGGGCTTGGTGTGGGGAACTGCACTTCCTGCATGGCGCATTCGCTGGCTGGCTGCCCGCCGAAAACACCAGAAATGCTCGCGTTCCTGCGGGAATATGCGCAGGGAAAGCAATAAACGCACAAAAAGAGCGCGGCTGCGGCCGCGCTCTTTGCGGTTTCTATTTTGGAGGTCCGCCAAAGGACGTCTCAATCACGCGATCGGAACAGTCGGGTGAATACTGCCAGCGGGAGATGTGTCCTTCGCTGACGAAATACGGCGACGGAGCGGCACGGTAAGCGGCGTCAAACGCGTCGACGATAATCAGCTTCACCTTCATTTTTTCCGGGATGAGGTTCTTTATGTAGACGCTCGCGTGCTGGCCGATCTTTACGCCGTCGCGCGGTTCGGCAAGCCCCGCAAGGTTTGGGGTGAGTTCCACGAACACACCGTATTCCTCCACCGACCGCACAATCCCGGCGACCGTTTCGCCAGGCGCGAAGAGGGCTGCGTTCTCGGCCCAGGTGCCGAGCAGCTCTTTATGGGAGAGCGAGATCCGCCCGCCTTCCTCGACAGCGCGGACCACCGCTTTGATTTCCTGTCCGGTGTGGAAACGGTCGCGCGGATGGGATATCCGGCTGACCGAAATCGAATCGATGGGGATGAGCGAAGGGATTCCGCAGCCGATATCGACAAAACAGCCGAACGCTTCGAGATGGGTGACCCGCGCGTCGATGACATCGCCGGGCGTGAGCTTTGTGATGTAGCTGTCCATACATTCCTGCTGCACGGCGCGGCGGGAGAGCAGGGGGATGACCACGCCGTCGGGGTTGAAGGAAAAACCGGTGATGCGGTAACAAACCGGCTTGTTGACCCGGGAGATGATCGCGATATCCCGGGTGGAGCCGTCCGAGATGCCGAGCGCGCCTTCCTCCCGGGGAATCATGCCGCGGTATGCGCCCATGTCCACAATGAGGTTGTGCTGGGAGTCGCAGACGATGGCGCGGCTTTCCAGAATCCGGCCGGCGGCATGCGCTTCCTGCAGCGCCGAAAGAGAATGAAACGCCTGTTTATTGGCGGCGGTGTCGATCAGCATTCCTTCGGGTTTGTAGTTTGACATTTTATTTGACCCTCCTCTTTGCACATACAACACTATATGCGCTTTGAGCGGGGGGTATGACGCGCGCGGCGCGCGTGCGGGAAGGTTTGACGGCTAAAATATTTACAACTGGCTTGTTGCGATTAAATGAAAACTTCTGTATAATATAAGATCAGGGTGTCCGATATTCATGAAAGGAAACGGGGTGAACGGCGGATGAATATTCAGGTGGGGGATGTGCTGGTGATGAAAAAACCACATCCCTGTGGGGAACACCGGTTCACGGTCGGCCGTGTCGGAATGGATTTCCGCATTCGCTGTACCGGATGCGGGCGCGAGGTGATGGTCCCGCGCGCCAAGGTGGAAAAGAACATCCGCAAGGTGCTGCGCGACGGCGCCGAGCTCAGTGTGAACGATTTAAAACCGCAGCATTTGTAGCGGGGCTGCATCAATTTCATCAAAAACGAACACGAGAGGAATAGCGGAATGTTTGATAAATTGGATGCGGTCGCAAGCCGTTTTGAAGAAGTAAACCACAAGCTCATGCAGCCGGACGTCGTGAACGACCAGGCGCAGTACACCTCGCTGATGAAGGAATATAAACGGCTCGAGCCGATTGCGGAGAAATACCGCGCTTACCGCGCGGCGAAGCAAGCCTATGAGGAAGCGCGTGAAATGCTCGAGGAGGGCGGGCTCGACAAGGAGCTGCGGGAACTCGCGCAGGAGCAGTACGACACGAACAAGCAGCAGATCGACGAAGCGGCGCAGGAGCTGAAGCTCCTGCTTTTGCCGCGCGACCCGAACGACGAAAAGAACGTCATCGTCGAAATCCGCGGCGGCGCCGGCGGGGAAGAAGCGGCGCTTTTCGCGGGGAGCCTTTACCGGATGTACACGATGTACGCCGAAAGCCAGGGGTGGAACTGTGAGGTGCTCGGTATGAGTGAAACCGAGCTCGGCGGCTTTAAGGAGATCAGTTTCTCAATTGACGGGGAAGGCGCTTACTCGAAGCTCAAGTTTGAAAGCGGCGTCCACCGCGTCCAACGGGTTCCGGAAACCGAAACGCAGGGCCGTATCCACACCTCGACTGTCACGGTCGCGGTGCTGCCGGAAGCGGAGGAAGTCGAGTTTGATCTCGACCCGAAGGATTTGCAGATCGACGTTTTCCGTTCGTCCGGCGCGGGTGGCCAGCATGTCAACAAGACCTCCTCCGCCATCCGTGTGACCCACCTGCCGACCGGCATGGTGGTCGAATGCCAGGATGAGCGCAGCCAATATAAGAACAAGGACCGGGCGCTCAAGGTGCTTCGTTCGCGCCTATTAGACATCAAAGTGCGCGAGCAGAACGACCGGATCGCTTCGGAACGCAAGCTCCAGGTCGGCACCGGGGACCGTTCGGAGCGCATCCGTACCTACAACTTTCCACAGGGCCGGGTCACCGACCACAGGATCGGGCTCACGCTTTATAAGCTCGACGCGGTTTTAAACGGCGATCTCGCCGAATTGATCGACGCGCTCATCACCTTTGACCAGGCCGAGAAGCTTCAGGCTTCCGGGGAATCGTAATTTTAGCGGGAGATGTCGTATTGCCAAGGACAAAAGTTTTGAAGGTTACCGATATTGAAAAGGACCGCGCTGCGCTCGACCAGGCGGCGGCGCTTCTGCGGGAAGGAAAGCTCGTGGCGATCCCGACCGAAACGGTCTATGGGCTCGCGGCCAATGCCCTCGATCCGCAGGCGGCCCACGCGATTTATACGGCAAAGGGCCGACCGGGCGACAACCCGCTCATCGTGCACGTTTCGGATCTTTCACAGATCCCGCCGCTGGTGAAAACCGTCCCGGACGCGCTTCGCCGTTTGGCGGAAGCTTTTTGGCCGGGTCCGATGACGGTGATTATGGAAAAATCGGACAAGATCCCGCCAGCCACTTCCGGGGGGCTTGAGACAGTTGCGATCCGCATGCCATCCCATCCGGTCGCGCGGGAGCTCATCCGCCGCAGCGGTGTGCCGCTCGCGGCGCCGAGCGCGAACCTTTCCGGATCACCGAGCCCGACAACCGCGCAGCACTGCATTGACGACCTCACCGGCCGGGTGGACGCGATTGTCGACGGCGGGGAATGCGAAGTTGGCGTGGAATCGACGGTGCTGACGCTGTGTACCGACCCGCCCTCTGTTTTGCGGCCAGGCGCTGTGACGCTCGAAATGCTGCGGCAGGTGATCCCGGAGATGACGCTCGACCCTGGGGTGTTTGAGCACCTTTCCGACGACTGCAAGGTCGCTTCGCCCGGTATGAAGTATAAGCACTATTCGCCGAAAGCGCGGGTGGTGCTGGTGCGCGGGGACCTTGCCCAATTCGGACGGTTTGTCGCATCGCAGAAGCAGGATTTTGGAATCCTTTGCTTTGAGGAGGACGCGCCGCATTTTTGGGGCCGGCGGTGCATCACCTATGGACATGAAAACGACCCGGCTTCCCAGGCGCACCGGCTGTTTGACGCTTTGCGGCAGGTGGATAAGGAAGGACTCGGGATGGTTTATGTGCGCATTTCGGACATCGAGGGGATTGGACAGGCGGTTTACAACAGACTGCTTCGCGCAGCGGGATTTGACGTAATTTTACTTTAATATGTTAAGGGGCTGGCGCAAGTGAGTGAAAGAAAGACGATGATCATCGGCCTGACGGGCCAGACCGGCGCGGGCAAATCGACCTTGAGCAGGATGTTTTCCGAGTGGGGCGTGGAAGTGATCGACGCGGATAAGGTTGCCCGCTATACAATTGAAAATTCAAAGGAATGCCTCATGGACCTTGTGCTGGAATTTTCCACCGAGGTGATCCATCCGGACGCAACCCTCAACCGGCCGAAGCTCGCGGAAATCTGTTTCGGCGATAAAAAGAAACTCAAACGGCTCAATGAAATCACCTTCCCATACATTATCCGGGCGATCGGGCGCAAACTAGAGGAGGCATGCGGCCGCGGCGTTAAGATGGTGCTGCTTGACGCGCCGACCCTTTATGAGTCGGGCCTTGACAAACGCTGCGACCGGGTGGTTGCGGTGATCGCGGATGCCGAAACCCGCACCCGGCGGATCATCGAACGGGACAAGATGACCGAGGAGGACGCCCGCCGCAGGGTGAATGCCCAGAATAATGACGCGTTCTACACCTCACGCGCCGACGATATACTTACCAATGACGGTGAGCTGGGCGCTTTGCGCCTTGTGTTTATCGATCTTTTCAACCGTTACGAAAAGCTTGCGAATGAAGGCGGTTTCGATAAAGATGGATCGGAACGGCCGCAGGCGCGGGAAGCCGCGTCCCCGGATGCGCCGGGAGAAATGCCGGACGCGCTGCCTTCGGATAAAGAGGTATTCGGGGAGCTGGCGGGCGAAGATTCCGAATGACTGGAGGAAGAAACATCAGGCGCGCAGTCAAAATCTGTTTGGAACTTCTTTTGCTGGCGATGGTGCTTTTGGGCGCAGTCAGCGCGGTGCGGTATGGCTTTGACCGGTACTACCGCAACGCCTATCCAATGAAATATGAGGAACTTATTGATTCCGCCTGCAGAGAAAAAGAGCTCGACCGGGCACTCGTCTACGCGGTCGTGCGCACTGAGAGCGGCTTTAACCCCGAAGCGGTTTCGAATGTGGGCGCGAAGGGGCTTATGCAGATGATGCCGGACGCATACGATTGGGTTCGGATGCGTAAGGGTTTGGCTGGGGAAGCGGATCATGACGACCTGTTTGACCCCGAAACAAATATCGAGTATGGAACCAGCATGCTGAAGATCCTGCTCGATGAATTTGGTACGGTGGATAACGCGCTATGCGCCTACCATGCGGGGTGGGGCAGCGTGAAGAACTGGCTTGGCGATCCGGAGATTTCTCCGGACGGGGAGCATGTCGAACATATCCCCTTTAAAGACACCGCGGCATATGTCGAGAAGGTCGGAAAGACCATCGAAATCTACCGCAGGCTCTATGATTTGTAAGGATTGAAATTCAGATAAAAGGAGACATGGCACTATGGCAAAAGATAAATCGGCGGGTGAGCTGCTGCAGGAAAAGCTGCTCTTAAACCGCGAAAACATCGGCGTCGCGGCCGATGAAGCCTATGAAAAGGCGGCGGATGATTTCTGCGCGCCGTATATGCGTTTTTTGGATCTCTGCAAAACCGAACGGGAGGCTGTCCCGGAGATCATCCGCATGGCCAAAGCGGCGGGATTTACCGAATTTGATCCGCGGGGAAGCTACCGGCCCGGCGACTGTGTTTACCGCAACAACCGCGGCAAGGCGGTTCTGCTCGCGACGATCGGTTCCCGTCCGATTGCGCAGGGGGTGCGTATCATGGCCAGCCATATCGATTCCCCGCGGCTCGACCTCAAGCCGAACCCGCTTTATGAAGAAGCGCAGCTCGCCATGTTTAAAACCCATTATTATGGCGGCGTGAAGCGTTATCAATGGGGTGCGATCCCGCTGGCTCTGCATGGCGTGATTGTCAAGAAGGACGGCCAAACAATCGCCGTCGCGCTCGGCGAGCAGGACGATGACATGGTGTTTACCGTGACTGACCTTCTGCCGCATCTGGCGGGTGAGCAGATGAAACGCCCGCTCAAGGACGGGCTCAAGGGGGAGGAGCTCAACGTCCTGGTCGGCTGCCGCCCGTTCAAAGACGATAAGGCAAGCGAGAAGGTCAAGCTCAACATTATCCGGATGCTCAACGAGAAGTACGGAATCGTTGAGGCGGATTTTCTTTCGGCGGAGCTTACAATGGTGCCGGCCTTCAAGGCGAAGGACGTTGGCTTCGATCGCTCGATGATCGGCGCGTACGGCCACGACGACCGGGTCTGCGCTTACACCTCGCTGATGGCGGCGCTTGAGAACAAGAACCCGCCCTATACCACGGTGACCGTCTTTGCGGATAAGGAGGAGACCGGTTCGGACGGCAACACCGGGCTCAATTCGGAATATCTCAAATATTTTGTGTATGACCTGGCGGAATGCTTTGGCGAAAACGGCCGCGCGGTGCTTTCAAAATCGACCTGCCTGTCGGCCGACGTCAATGCGGCGTTCGACCCCACCTTCCCGGACACCATGGAAAAACGCAACTGCGCCTACCTCAACTACGGCGTGGTCGTGACCCAGTATACCGGTTCGGGCGGCAAGTATGGCACCAGCCAGGCTTCGGCGGAATTTATGGCCCAGGTGCGCAGAATCCTGGACGGCGAAAAGATTTTCTGGCAGACCGGCGAACTCGGCAAGGTGGATTTCGGAGGCGGCGGGACGGTCGCCAAATATGTGGCGAAGCTCAATGTAGACGTGGTCGATGTGGGCGTGCCGGTGCTCTCGATGCATTCGCCTTTCGAGATCGTTTCCAAAAACGACGTTTACGCGACTTATCTGGCCTTCAAAGCCTACTGCGCCGCGCAATAAAATACCAGAAACAGAGAGTCCCCGCCGCGGCGGCTGGCCGCAGCGGGGACCTTCCATGTAATTTTGAAAAAAGGATTGGTTTTCGTGTTCGATTTCCTCGGCCCGTTCTCGCTGATTGTATTTTTTATCATCGGAATCGCAATCGGCCTCACCATCTTCCCGGTTAAATGGCTCAAGGTCAACAGCTGGGTGCAGACAGTCGGAATTTCGCTGACCCTCTTTTCAATGGGAGCTTCGATGGCCGGTTCGCCCACTTTCCTCGCGGATTTGCGCACCGCGGGCGTGCAGGCGCTTTGCTACGCGCTGGTCACCATTGCCGGGTCGGTGCTTCTGGTTTATCTGCTCTCGCGCATTGCTTTAAAAAAGGAGGATGATGCCGAGTGATGATCCTGGTTGCAATCGGCAGCCTGTTTGTGGGGGCTCTGTGCGGGCACTTTCTCTTTTCGCCCGCGGCGGTCGCGCTGATGGACACGGTGATGAGCTACGCGCTGATGCTGCTGCTCCTTTCGGTCGGCGTGGAGGTTGGCAGCAACAAAACGGTTTTTCGGACGATCCGTACATATCATGTGCGTATCCTGGTGATCCCGCTGGGGGTAGCGGCAGGATCGATAGCGGGAGGCATGTTGCTGGGCCTGGGGTTGGGCATCCCGCTGAACGAAGCTGCGGCAGTCTCGTCCGGGTTTGGATTTTACAGTGTTTCAGCGGTGATTTTGCGGGAACTGGGCGGTTCGCAGCTGGGAACGGTGGCGTTCCTGACGAATATCCTGCGGGAGCTGCTCTCGTTTCTGGTCATCCCGGTGGTGGCGAAATATCTGGGCAGCCACGCGGCCATCGCGCCGTCCGGCGCGACCGCGATGGATACGACCCTGCCCGCGATCGCAAAGGCGACCAACCAGGAGACCGCGCTTATGGCGGTCATTTCGGGCGTGGTGCTTACCGCACTGGTGCCGGTGCTGGTGCCGGTGGTCTACAATCTTTTGTGAACGGGGCGCTTTTCGGTCACAAAACGATTGGGAAATTGCATTTGCAGGCCTGCATAAACCGCTCTAAAAAAGCCAACGGTCTAAAAAGACCGCTGGCTTTTTGTTACGGAATGTTCATAAATTGCCCTTGACATACTTGACCGGGTATGATAAACTAATATACTGTATCAAAATGGCTATTTCTGCAATTATTCACGAAAATTATAACATGTTTCGACATGTTTGGCAATAGGAATTTGCAAAATTTACGGGAGACGGTTGGGAAACCTGTAGAATTTGCACAATGCGTGGATCAATTGCCCCAGCGCCGGACGGCGCGGCGGACTATACGCGGGGAACCAAAAATTCATCGCGTAAATCAGATGAATGGAGTGAGCAAAGCCTATGGTGAATGTAAAGCCAGTAACACAGGGCAAGACGACTCGTATGAGTTTTTCTCGGATCGACGAGGTTCTCACGATGCCGAACCTCATCGAAGTACAGAAAAATTCCTACCAGTGGTTCCTGGATGAAGGGCTGAAAGAGGTGTTCAAGGACGTCTCGTCGATCACGGATTATCAGGACAACCTGGTCCTCGATTTTATCGACTACCGTCTGGACGACAAACCGAAATACACCATTGAGGAATGCAAGGAGCGCGACGCGACCTATGCCGCTCCGCTGCGCGTGCGCGCCAGCCTCCTCAACAAGGAGACCGGCGAGGTCAAGGAGCAGGACATCTTCATGGGTGATTTCCCGCTGATGACCGAAAGCGGCACCTTCATCATCAACGGCGCGGAGCGCGTCATTGTTTCCCAGTTGGTGCGTTCCCCGGGCGTCTATTACGGAGCCGCCCACGACAAGAGCGGAAAACAGCTTTTTACCGCCACCGTCATCCCCAACCGCGGCGCGTGGCTCGAATACGAAACCGACTCAAACGACGTTTTCTACGTCCGCATCGATAAAAACCGCAAGCTGCCGGTGACCACCTTCATCCGTGCGCTGGGGCTTGCCTCGAACGATGAGATCATCGGCTTTTTCGGCGACGACGAGCGCATTATGGCGACCCTCGAAAAGGACAGCACCGTCAACACCGAGGAGGCGCTCCTGGAGGTTTACCGCAAGCTGCGCCCGGGTGAGCCGCCGACGGTCGATTCGGCGCAGAGCCACATCGACGCGCTTTTCTTTGACCCCAGAAGGTACGACCTTTCCAAGGTCGGCCGCTACAAATATAATAAGAAGCTTTCGATTACGCCGCGCATCATGGGCAGGACTGTGTCCCGTCCGGTTGCGGACCCGCTTACCGGCGAACTGCTCGCGGACGCGGGCGCGGTGCTCTCCCGCGAACTGGCTGAACAGATCGGCCGCTCCGGTGTCGATACCGTTTATTTGCAGGACGGCGAGCGCGAGATCAAGGTATTCTCGAACGGCATGGTCGACATCCACGATTTTGTGAAGTTCGACTGCACCGAACTGGGCATCAACGAAAAGGTGCGTTTCTCGGTGCTGCGCGAGCTGCTCGAGGGCTGCCAGGACGACGACGCGCTCAAAGAGCAGATCAAAGCGCGCCATGACGACCTGATCCCCAAACATATCATCAAGGACGATATCTTCGCGTCGATCAACTATCTGTGCTGCCTCGGCCACGATGTCGGCACCGTCGACGACATCGACCACCTGGGCAACCGCCGTATCCGCTCGGTCGGCGAGCTGCTCCAGAATCAGTTCCGCATCGGCTTTTCCCGCATGGAGCGGGTCATCCGGGAACGCATGGCCACCCAGGCGCAGGACATGGATGTCGTCACCCCGCAGGCGCTGATCAATATCCGCCCGGTCGTGGCTTCCATCAAGGAATTCTTTGGCTCCTCGCCGCTTTCCCAGTTTATGGACCAGACCAACCCGCTCGCGGAGCTCACCCACAAACGCCGTCTGTCGGCGCTCGGCCCCGGCGGCCTTTCCCGTGACCGCGCCGGATTCGAGGTGCGTGACGTACACTACAGCCATTACGGCCGCATGTGCCCGATTGAGACGCCGGAAGGCCCGAACATCGGACTGATCTCCTATCTCGCGACCTTCGCGAAAATCAACGAATACGGCTTCATCGAGGCCCCCTACCGCAAGGTGGATAAAGAGACCGGCGTGGTGCTCGACGAAGTCGAATACATGACCGCCGATATTGAGGACATGTACATCGTCGCGCAGGCGAATGAACCGCTCACCGCGGACAAGAAGTTCCAGAACCCCAAGGTCAGCGCCCGTTACCGCGACACGATGCTGATTGTCGAACGCGAAAAGGTCGACTACATGGACGTTTCGCCGAAGATGGTCGTTTCGGTCGCAACCGCGATGATCCCCTTCCTTGAGAACGACGACGCGAACCGCGCGCTGATGGGCGCGAACATGCAGCGCCAGGCGGTGCCGCTGCTCGTGCCGGAGGCGCCGATCGTCGCGACCGGCATGGAATATAAATCCGCGGTTGACTCGGGCGTTGCGGTCGTTTCCAAACACGCCGGCGTGGTCGATGCGCTTTCCGCCAACGAGATTGTCATCCGCGACGACCAGGGCGAGCACCATCCTTATCACCTGATCAAGTTCCTGCGTTCGAACCAGGGCACCTGCATCAACCAGCGCCCGATCGTCCAGAAGGGCGAGCGGATCGAGGTCGGCCAGGTGATCGCGGACGGCCCGTCCACTTCGAATGGTGAAATCAGCCTCGGGCGCAACATGCTCATCGGCTTTATCACCTGGGAAGGCTACAACTACGAGGACGCGGTGCTCATCAACGAGAAACTGGTCCGTGACGATATTTACACCTCGATCCACATCGAGGAATACGAGATCGAAGCCCGCGACA from Anaerotruncus rubiinfantis includes the following:
- a CDS encoding aminopeptidase produces the protein MAKDKSAGELLQEKLLLNRENIGVAADEAYEKAADDFCAPYMRFLDLCKTEREAVPEIIRMAKAAGFTEFDPRGSYRPGDCVYRNNRGKAVLLATIGSRPIAQGVRIMASHIDSPRLDLKPNPLYEEAQLAMFKTHYYGGVKRYQWGAIPLALHGVIVKKDGQTIAVALGEQDDDMVFTVTDLLPHLAGEQMKRPLKDGLKGEELNVLVGCRPFKDDKASEKVKLNIIRMLNEKYGIVEADFLSAELTMVPAFKAKDVGFDRSMIGAYGHDDRVCAYTSLMAALENKNPPYTTVTVFADKEETGSDGNTGLNSEYLKYFVYDLAECFGENGRAVLSKSTCLSADVNAAFDPTFPDTMEKRNCAYLNYGVVVTQYTGSGGKYGTSQASAEFMAQVRRILDGEKIFWQTGELGKVDFGGGGTVAKYVAKLNVDVVDVGVPVLSMHSPFEIVSKNDVYATYLAFKAYCAAQ
- a CDS encoding L-threonylcarbamoyladenylate synthase yields the protein MPRTKVLKVTDIEKDRAALDQAAALLREGKLVAIPTETVYGLAANALDPQAAHAIYTAKGRPGDNPLIVHVSDLSQIPPLVKTVPDALRRLAEAFWPGPMTVIMEKSDKIPPATSGGLETVAIRMPSHPVARELIRRSGVPLAAPSANLSGSPSPTTAQHCIDDLTGRVDAIVDGGECEVGVESTVLTLCTDPPSVLRPGAVTLEMLRQVIPEMTLDPGVFEHLSDDCKVASPGMKYKHYSPKARVVLVRGDLAQFGRFVASQKQDFGILCFEEDAPHFWGRRCITYGHENDPASQAHRLFDALRQVDKEGLGMVYVRISDIEGIGQAVYNRLLRAAGFDVILL
- a CDS encoding lytic transglycosylase domain-containing protein, which encodes MTGGRNIRRAVKICLELLLLAMVLLGAVSAVRYGFDRYYRNAYPMKYEELIDSACREKELDRALVYAVVRTESGFNPEAVSNVGAKGLMQMMPDAYDWVRMRKGLAGEADHDDLFDPETNIEYGTSMLKILLDEFGTVDNALCAYHAGWGSVKNWLGDPEISPDGEHVEHIPFKDTAAYVEKVGKTIEIYRRLYDL
- the coaE gene encoding dephospho-CoA kinase (Dephospho-CoA kinase (CoaE) performs the final step in coenzyme A biosynthesis.) yields the protein MSERKTMIIGLTGQTGAGKSTLSRMFSEWGVEVIDADKVARYTIENSKECLMDLVLEFSTEVIHPDATLNRPKLAEICFGDKKKLKRLNEITFPYIIRAIGRKLEEACGRGVKMVLLDAPTLYESGLDKRCDRVVAVIADAETRTRRIIERDKMTEEDARRRVNAQNNDAFYTSRADDILTNDGELGALRLVFIDLFNRYEKLANEGGFDKDGSERPQAREAASPDAPGEMPDALPSDKEVFGELAGEDSE
- a CDS encoding S1 RNA-binding domain-containing protein, which codes for MSNYKPEGMLIDTAANKQAFHSLSALQEAHAAGRILESRAIVCDSQHNLIVDMGAYRGMIPREEGALGISDGSTRDIAIISRVNKPVCYRITGFSFNPDGVVIPLLSRRAVQQECMDSYITKLTPGDVIDARVTHLEAFGCFVDIGCGIPSLIPIDSISVSRISHPRDRFHTGQEIKAVVRAVEEGGRISLSHKELLGTWAENAALFAPGETVAGIVRSVEEYGVFVELTPNLAGLAEPRDGVKIGQHASVYIKNLIPEKMKVKLIIVDAFDAAYRAAPSPYFVSEGHISRWQYSPDCSDRVIETSFGGPPK
- a CDS encoding LysO family transporter; this encodes MFDFLGPFSLIVFFIIGIAIGLTIFPVKWLKVNSWVQTVGISLTLFSMGASMAGSPTFLADLRTAGVQALCYALVTIAGSVLLVYLLSRIALKKEDDAE
- a CDS encoding DUF951 domain-containing protein, whose amino-acid sequence is MNIQVGDVLVMKKPHPCGEHRFTVGRVGMDFRIRCTGCGREVMVPRAKVEKNIRKVLRDGAELSVNDLKPQHL
- the prfA gene encoding peptide chain release factor 1, which encodes MFDKLDAVASRFEEVNHKLMQPDVVNDQAQYTSLMKEYKRLEPIAEKYRAYRAAKQAYEEAREMLEEGGLDKELRELAQEQYDTNKQQIDEAAQELKLLLLPRDPNDEKNVIVEIRGGAGGEEAALFAGSLYRMYTMYAESQGWNCEVLGMSETELGGFKEISFSIDGEGAYSKLKFESGVHRVQRVPETETQGRIHTSTVTVAVLPEAEEVEFDLDPKDLQIDVFRSSGAGGQHVNKTSSAIRVTHLPTGMVVECQDERSQYKNKDRALKVLRSRLLDIKVREQNDRIASERKLQVGTGDRSERIRTYNFPQGRVTDHRIGLTLYKLDAVLNGDLAELIDALITFDQAEKLQASGES
- a CDS encoding DUF362 domain-containing protein encodes the protein MLTRNEILVTYGEAPFVMAKELMEEAQVAQMIPKGALVGLKPNLVVGRPADTGATTHPEILAGAIEYLRAHGHENILILEGSWVGDDTDSAFRTCGYTALSKKYGVPLFNTKKDKIVIKSFDGMKMEVCEKALAVDFLINVPVLKGHCQTTVTGSLKNLKGLISDREKRHFHTMGLHKPIACLNKVLKQDFILVDGICGDLDFEEGGNPVQMNRMFCGLDPVLVDSFIASSMGYEPADIEYIRLAEGYGVGSADLAKAQIRELSRDETPARPTSARKVQRLARHADQRDACSACYANLIQAFARLDDEGLLASLPQVCIGQKFRGKPGGLGVGNCTSCMAHSLAGCPPKTPEMLAFLREYAQGKQ
- a CDS encoding lysine exporter LysO family protein, which produces MILVAIGSLFVGALCGHFLFSPAAVALMDTVMSYALMLLLLSVGVEVGSNKTVFRTIRTYHVRILVIPLGVAAGSIAGGMLLGLGLGIPLNEAAAVSSGFGFYSVSAVILRELGGSQLGTVAFLTNILRELLSFLVIPVVAKYLGSHAAIAPSGATAMDTTLPAIAKATNQETALMAVISGVVLTALVPVLVPVVYNLL